The Tachysurus fulvidraco isolate hzauxx_2018 chromosome 19, HZAU_PFXX_2.0, whole genome shotgun sequence genomic sequence ataataataataataataataataataataataataataataataataacaacgtgGACAGATTCACAACGCTCTTGGTGCACGAGATCagtgtattgtatatttttggTATCTTCATGCTGTCATGATATCCAATCAAATCATCTCCATTCACTTCATAATGCCATAGTGCCATAATGCCATAGTGCCATAATGCCATAAGGTCACAGAGGTTTAGCATTTGTCTACATAAACtccattttataaatatatttttataaaaaaaaaaaattattcaggGTTCAAAGAATAGAATAGATTTTtccatttaaattgttttaagcTTTCCATCTGATTAgatcccccaccccccaccccacgtTTCAATCGCGTCCACTCGTTCTTATTTTTCATCCGGTTTAGTTACCTGCAGCCGGAGTACGCTGGGTTTTAGTTTCACGCTATAGAATGTACACGATTGTACACGTCATGAATAAAACCTTGAATCTTGACTCACcctaataaatataattctattatatatctctatgggggggggggggtgttaaagTGACCTCTTCATGTTGTAAGATTGATGATTATTTCTCCTGCCTTGTGGATGTTCACTATTTATATGACGGGATGTTTAAAGTGACCCTAGAAGTCAGGAAAAATGTCAGGAACACAAGCATCGTTCTTCGTTACACCAAAAGAGGTTAAAAGTTACTGCTGTGTCATCAGTACCACACACATCAGAGCAGACAAGTTATACtggatataataataaaaaataatgtgaagcTACTTGAAAGGCACACAAATATTCAGCCCACAATCTctttataggtgtgtgtgtgtgtgtgtgtgtgtgtatatgtgtgtgttagggatGTTAACCAATACACCGGTCAAAACATAGAGCAAGATCTAAATAAAAGCcaaaaaagaactaaaaatcATCCAGTACAtaagatgtttgtgtgtttgtcaccTTGATGTCATCACACTGGAAGAGGTGCAGGTCTGGTTTGCCCTGTCCTGCCTCCTTACACACCAGAGCCAGGATGGAGTCGTAGTTGCAGGAGTTCATGATGGCCTGGCAGTGCTGCACCGTGCCCAGAGGGAAGTGTTCCAGCTcattcttaaaagaaaaaaacatgaattccATGCGTTTCTCGCACAGCTGAGTACCGTGATGACGGACTCCTGCCCCACGTCCGCCCTGCACTGACTAACGGTTAAATACCCAGTTAATTTAAAAGGTGTTGTTGATTTGGAAAGCTCTACATGCTTCTGCACCGAGCCGCATCTCCGAGCTGAAATCTCGTCTTTGCCCCATTTTCCGTCGAAGAAACTTATAAACTTCTACTCGGCTCTTCTCTGAACAGTTCCGTGCTCTCGGAAGGAGGTATAAAAGGTGACTGATTCGTTTCCGATGATGCCTTGTAACTGTTTTTAAAGTTATCTGATAAAACAGACTCCAATCTGAAATCCAATCGTCGAGCCGTTTGAGGTCTCGTCATCTAAccatgtctttgtcttcatgctttatttaatctgtttttatttgattttattctgtCGGAATCCTCTACTGAACTGATTTGACACTTTGGTGGACGCTTTCGGGACCTCAGGCAACATGTAAAACAACCTGAAGGTGCACATACACAGAACTCCCTTTTTCTACTTGATATGTAGCTCTTCAGCGGTGTTTCAGCTGCTCTCAGCCTGACGACACTGCCGTCACCCGTACGCTTCTCTCCTCACACTTGCTTGATCTGTGCACCACTCTCTGTTAATCATGCAGAAATAGTTCATGCGGATGTCATTAACAAGTTCACAGAACTACGAGCTCGCTCTGGACATTCGTCCAAGTCGTACAACAAAGTACAAACTAAGAAATGTTCACTTCTGaaaattctgattttttttcccctccatgcCATGAATACGATCAGACATTTTATATTACAATGCAGTGTCATTTTCTAACAGTATACACCGTGAACAGTTAGCTATCGTTTCTCTTGCTGACGTTTTGTGCTACGTAATCAGCAACAAACTCGGTCGAGTGAAATCGAGAGAAAGTGGATGTTGTAATAATAGTAAAagttgcttattattattatttgggaGGTTCAGACTTACAGTACGCAATCAGCCATGCTAGGGAGTTTTAGTTTAAAATGTTCccaattattaaatatatgattttctttttttcctctctggattttttgtttgttggaaGATCACATTAAAGATTCAAGATACTTTTACTGTCGCTACACTGAGTGCAAGGAAACTGAAGCGGTCCTTAAGGTGCGATTCACTTATAAAACATCtgtctttatattttaattcattttataaacCTGGAATTTCATAAGgctgtgtagactttttatatccgtGGTGTGTCTATACAACATATTGTacacatctgcactttatttCTAATAAAGATGAGACAAGTGCTGTGCAAAAATTtactctgggtttttttttaaatcaaatattaaCCTAAACAGCGATCTGAAATCTCTGATATGAAAGAAGAAGTGATGCCATAGTGATGTCATAATGATGTCAAGGCTTTTCCCCTGCTCCTGTTGAACCTCACAGACCTGTGCACTGTAGCGAGAGGGAAATCTGAGATGCtggaaaataaaacttaaaatgaccaaaaaaagaTGATACAGCTATGAAGatacaatactgtacatgctcaAGTACAGACCAGCGCACCTGAACATTTGACCTCACTCTCTCagccattttctaccgcttatccgactacctcgggtcacggggagcctgtgcctatgtcaggcgtcttagggcatcgaggcaggatacaccctggacggagtgccaacccatcacagggcacacacacactctcattcactcacacactcacacactacggacaatttcccagagatgccaatcaacctaccatgcatgtctttggaccgggggaggaaaccagagtacccggaggaaaccccagaggcacggggagaacatgcaaactaggcgcacaaggcggaggtgggaatcgaacccccaaccctggaggcgtgaggcgaacgtgctaaccactaagccaccgtgccccttgcATTTGACCTCAGTGATgtaaaaacatcacatttaAAGGGGAGATATGTTGTATTTATGGAGTCAGGGTTGTTGTTGGTGCAAAGGTGCAAATTAGGGTAAGAAGTCTGGAGCAGGATTTagaatgtacagtgtgagaCATCAGATTCTTAAGAACCAGGATTCGTTGTTAACCCTGtgtaaagtatgagcagtgtgaaacctcaaaCAACAAGAAACCCAGGATTGTGTTTATCCAGTTTACTGTAAGGAACTCGTGTAAAAAGCCATAAAGTAAGTCAGCATTTTCTCACTTTTATGTCTGGATCGATGAGGTTCACCGCCTTGTCATCCACCTGCAGCAGCATCTCCTGCGTCCACACCTTCCCTTTAGCATCCAGCAAACGCAGCTTCCGGATGCCGTCATCGATGGTGAGCATGGCGTCCTTACGGTCCATGATGAACGTGGTCAGGTGCTGAAATGTGTggggattgttttttttattcaattgaGATCGGATTTCAAAAAATAAACGGGCCTGAGATTATGAATAAAAGCGATGGGTGTTTTACTGAGGCGAGTTTTTACCTCGACGAGGTACTGCGACGTGTCGGTCATGCTGCTGTTCAGACTGTTTTTACTGTAGCTCTTTCTTTGCTCTAAGAAGTCAAGGAGACAGAGTGTAAGGGAAAATATACAGCACCATGAATCAAATGTCTATTAAAACCCTAGCACTAAGTTTACACTAAGTTTACACTAAGTATACAACACATCGTGCCGAGAGTCTCAAAACACAAATATGTAGAAAGGAATAAACCACAACTAGAGCATGCTGTTACAGGGAAACAATCAGCTCCAATACAGCACAACGTCCTGTTACACCACAGCCAATATCCAACACGAACGgctttcatttattaaagaatacaTTTTTATCCAATCATAGTTACGTTTAATGATGTGGAAAATCCACAAGGCAAGAACATTATTGCGAGAAACGCTCGCgtcgctcttctctctctctctttttttttccccctctcttttagaaatgaatacaataaaaataaatgcagcttgTGATGTCACTGAAAACCCTGAAACCTCACACGGGTCTCACTGAAGGAGAAACCCTGGAGAAAATGTTACAAACAATGTTTAGtgttagaggaaaaaaatgacttCATCGATAATCTGGATCTGATCGTGTTGCACGTCTGAtagagctgttgctatagaaatgctCACAGCTTACAAACAAGTGTATTAACACGTTCATAGAGAACTGCTCCAACACCATCCGACCGATCGGAGTCAAGCGATAAACAGTGTTGTGGTATAAAAATCTGAAACATAATCCACTGAA encodes the following:
- the LOC125139617 gene encoding epidermal growth factor receptor kinase substrate 8-like yields the protein MNGYAAPTYPMGNFSNSQLNGHQSQSPELPVHDASKSSAKAIYEQRKSYSKNSLNSSMTDTSQYLVEHLTTFIMDRKDAMLTIDDGIRKLRLLDAKGKVWTQEMLLQVDDKAVNLIDPDIKNELEHFPLGTVQHCQAIMNSCNYDSILALVCKEAGQGKPDLHLFQCDDIKVTNTQTSYVLDDF